In Synechococcus sp. CB0101, a genomic segment contains:
- a CDS encoding SDR family oxidoreductase, translating to MTATTAATTSPPTALITGASRGIGAAAARAFAQAGYQLLLVARSSDALEALARELRSHGQQVETLALDLADAQAIAPGLAELLSRGLTPNVLINNAGAAYTGNLTEMTLERWQWLLQLNVTSVFQVCQAVVPALRQQQGLIINVSSHAARNAFPEWGAYCTSKAALASFSRCLAEEERQHGIRVSTLTLGAVNTPLWDSETVHSSFDRRAMLAPERVAEALLSLAQQPSSQVAEDITLMPAAGVL from the coding sequence GTGACCGCCACCACCGCCGCCACAACGTCACCCCCCACCGCCTTGATCACTGGTGCCTCCCGCGGCATCGGTGCAGCGGCGGCGCGGGCCTTTGCCCAGGCGGGCTATCAGCTGCTGCTGGTGGCACGCTCCAGTGATGCCCTCGAAGCGCTGGCCCGCGAGCTGCGCAGCCATGGCCAGCAGGTGGAAACCCTGGCCCTCGATCTGGCCGATGCCCAGGCCATTGCCCCCGGCCTCGCAGAACTGCTCAGCCGCGGTCTGACACCCAACGTGCTGATCAACAACGCCGGCGCGGCCTACACGGGCAACCTGACGGAGATGACGCTCGAGCGCTGGCAATGGCTGCTGCAGCTCAATGTGACCAGCGTGTTTCAGGTGTGCCAGGCGGTCGTGCCGGCCCTGCGTCAGCAGCAGGGTCTGATCATCAATGTGAGCAGCCACGCAGCCCGCAACGCCTTTCCCGAATGGGGGGCGTATTGCACCAGCAAAGCGGCGTTGGCGTCGTTCAGCCGCTGCCTGGCCGAAGAGGAGCGCCAGCACGGCATCCGCGTTTCCACGCTCACGCTCGGTGCGGTTAATACGCCCCTTTGGGACAGCGAAACGGTCCACAGTTCCTTTGACCGCCGTGCCATGCTTGCCCCAGAACGCGTGGCCGAGGCGCTGTTGTCTCTGGCCCAGCAACCTTCCTCCCAAGTCGCGGAGGACATCACCCTCATGCCCGCCGCTGGCGTTCTCTGA
- a CDS encoding phosphoribosylanthranilate isomerase yields MLTPSAAQPWLKVCGLRSPEQAAAVAALGADAIGVIAVSQSPRWLAPEQRPALFHAVSAARPGCLGVLVVADPVETDLPHLGPDAGHQVLQLHGGESPERCAELRQRLGPELMVWKALRIRSQQDLERAEAYAPVVDALLLDAWVPDQLGGTGHRIPIEWLAGFQPSLPWWLAGGITPETLPSALQALGTHPPVGVDASSGVERAPGDKNLDRVAQLVTAVAAFRQDRRS; encoded by the coding sequence ATGTTGACCCCCTCTGCCGCGCAGCCCTGGCTGAAGGTGTGCGGTCTGCGCAGCCCGGAGCAGGCCGCAGCGGTGGCCGCCCTTGGTGCCGATGCCATCGGTGTGATCGCGGTGTCCCAATCGCCGCGCTGGCTGGCGCCGGAGCAGCGCCCCGCCCTCTTTCACGCCGTGAGTGCGGCCCGGCCCGGTTGCCTGGGGGTGCTGGTGGTGGCGGATCCTGTTGAGACGGATCTGCCTCACCTGGGGCCTGATGCGGGTCATCAGGTGCTGCAGCTGCATGGCGGCGAATCACCCGAGCGCTGCGCCGAGTTGCGGCAGCGTTTGGGGCCGGAGCTCATGGTCTGGAAAGCGTTGCGGATTCGCAGCCAGCAGGATCTGGAGCGGGCGGAGGCCTATGCCCCTGTCGTGGATGCCCTGTTGCTCGATGCCTGGGTGCCCGATCAGCTCGGCGGCACCGGCCACCGCATTCCGATCGAATGGCTGGCGGGGTTCCAGCCCTCGCTGCCCTGGTGGTTGGCGGGTGGGATCACCCCCGAAACCCTCCCCAGCGCTCTGCAGGCGCTGGGGACCCATCCGCCGGTGGGGGTGGATGCCTCCAGCGGTGTGGAGCGTGCGCCCGGCGACAAAAATCTGGATCGGGTGGCCCAGCTTGTGACGGCCGTGGCCGCCTTCCGCCAGGATCGCCGCAGCTGA
- a CDS encoding acetyl-CoA carboxylase carboxyltransferase subunit alpha, whose translation MARRPLLDFEKPLVELEEQIEQIRQLAKDSEVDVSQQLLQLETLAARRREEIFTNLSPAQKIQVARHPQRPSTLDYIQVVTDEFIELHGDRRGNDDQALVGGVGRIGDQGVVLLGHQKGRDTKENVARNFGMASPGGYRKAMRLMEHADRFRLPIFSFIDTPGAYAGLTAEEQGQGEAIAVNLREMFRLRVPIVATVIGEGGSGGALGIGVADRLLMFQHSVYTVASPEACASILWRDAGKAPVAAEALKITAPDLLKLGLIDDIIAEPSGGNHWAPRQAAETLKAALLRHLGELQTLSETELTNQRYAKFRAMGRFLEAGQQDASLSS comes from the coding sequence ATGGCCCGCCGTCCGCTGCTTGATTTCGAGAAACCTCTGGTGGAGCTGGAGGAGCAGATCGAGCAGATCCGCCAGCTGGCCAAGGATTCCGAGGTGGATGTGAGCCAGCAGCTGCTGCAGCTGGAAACCCTGGCCGCCCGCCGGCGCGAGGAGATCTTCACCAACCTCAGCCCGGCCCAGAAGATCCAGGTGGCGCGCCACCCCCAGCGCCCCAGCACCCTCGACTACATCCAGGTGGTCACCGATGAATTCATCGAGCTGCACGGCGACCGCCGCGGCAACGATGACCAGGCCCTGGTGGGCGGTGTGGGCCGCATCGGCGATCAAGGCGTGGTGCTGCTGGGCCACCAGAAGGGACGCGACACCAAGGAGAACGTGGCGCGCAACTTCGGCATGGCCTCCCCCGGCGGCTACCGCAAGGCGATGCGCCTGATGGAGCACGCCGATCGGTTCCGCCTGCCGATCTTCTCCTTCATCGACACCCCCGGCGCCTACGCCGGACTCACCGCTGAAGAGCAGGGCCAGGGCGAAGCCATTGCCGTGAACCTGCGCGAGATGTTCCGACTGCGGGTGCCGATCGTGGCCACCGTGATCGGCGAGGGCGGCTCCGGCGGCGCCCTGGGCATCGGCGTGGCTGATCGCCTGCTGATGTTCCAGCACAGCGTTTACACAGTGGCCAGCCCCGAGGCCTGTGCTTCGATCCTCTGGCGCGACGCCGGCAAGGCCCCCGTGGCCGCCGAGGCCCTGAAGATCACGGCGCCGGATCTGCTCAAGCTGGGGCTGATCGACGACATCATTGCCGAGCCATCCGGTGGCAACCACTGGGCACCGCGCCAGGCCGCGGAAACCCTCAAGGCTGCGCTGCTGCGTCACCTGGGCGAGCTCCAGACCCTGAGCGAAACCGAGCTCACCAACCAGCGCTACGCCAAGTTCCGGGCCATGGGGCGCTTCCTTGAGGCCGGGCAGCAAGACGCCAGCCTGAGCTCTTAA
- a CDS encoding long-chain acyl-[acyl-carrier-protein] reductase, with protein MFGLIGHSSSFAQAQEKARELGLEEMAEADMLAWCSAPPQLLETFEVTSRTGKTIEGTYIDSCFVPEMLSRFKTATRKVQNAMEMAQKQGINVTALGGFTSIIFENYDLSKFQQIRNTTLEWQRFTTGNTHTAWVICQQVERNAPLLGIDLSKAKVAVVGATGDIGSAVCRWLSQKTGVGELLLVARQQQRLQDLQTSLGGGTILSLEEALPQADVVVWVASLPQTLTIDHASLRKPCLMIDGGYPKNLDAKVAGDGVHVLKGGIVEFWQDIGWQMMEVAEMDNPKRQLFACFAEAMLLEFEGIHTNFSWGRNNISLANMELIGDASLRHGFQAIGLNAAQLSRAAQGGVELAAA; from the coding sequence ATGTTTGGTCTGATCGGTCACTCCAGCAGCTTCGCCCAGGCCCAGGAAAAGGCCCGCGAACTGGGACTCGAGGAGATGGCCGAAGCCGACATGCTCGCCTGGTGCTCCGCCCCGCCTCAGCTGCTGGAAACCTTTGAGGTGACCAGCCGCACCGGCAAAACGATCGAAGGCACCTACATCGACTCCTGCTTTGTGCCAGAGATGCTGAGCCGTTTCAAAACGGCCACCCGCAAGGTGCAGAACGCCATGGAGATGGCCCAGAAGCAGGGCATCAACGTGACGGCCCTCGGCGGCTTCACCTCGATCATTTTTGAGAACTACGACCTCTCGAAGTTCCAGCAGATCCGCAACACCACCCTCGAGTGGCAGCGCTTCACCACCGGCAATACCCACACCGCCTGGGTGATCTGCCAACAGGTGGAACGCAATGCACCGCTGCTGGGCATTGATCTGAGCAAGGCCAAGGTGGCTGTGGTGGGCGCCACCGGCGACATCGGCAGCGCCGTGTGCCGCTGGCTCAGCCAGAAAACGGGTGTGGGTGAGTTGCTGCTCGTGGCGCGCCAGCAGCAGCGCCTGCAAGACCTTCAAACCTCGCTCGGCGGCGGCACGATCCTCAGCCTCGAGGAAGCCCTACCCCAAGCTGATGTGGTGGTTTGGGTGGCCAGCCTGCCCCAGACCCTCACGATCGATCACGCCAGCCTGCGCAAGCCCTGCTTGATGATCGACGGCGGCTACCCGAAGAATCTCGACGCCAAGGTGGCCGGCGATGGGGTGCACGTGCTGAAGGGCGGCATTGTGGAGTTCTGGCAGGACATCGGCTGGCAGATGATGGAGGTGGCCGAAATGGACAACCCGAAGCGCCAGCTGTTCGCTTGCTTTGCCGAGGCAATGCTGCTGGAATTTGAGGGAATCCACACCAACTTCAGCTGGGGGCGCAACAACATCTCGCTGGCCAACATGGAATTGATCGGCGATGCCTCGCTGCGTCATGGATTCCAGGCCATCGGACTCAACGCTGCCCAACTGAGCCGGGCAGCCCAGGGCGGAGTGGAGCTGGCGGCTGCCTGA
- a CDS encoding creatininase family protein — protein sequence MERTCRSGTRRLEQLAWPQLVQAASQPGSTVVWPFGAFEQHGPQLPLGTDALFADRLLDRVLEGLPEALPIWRLPVQNLGFSPEHLGFQGTLSLPAELLIRQIEVIGAQLADAGFQRLVLFNGHGGQIALLQVGARQLRAQRPELAVLPCFLWSGPDGIGELLEEPERSQGLHAGLAETSLMLQLAPELVGPERPVDGLLSEAPPPGWSLEGAVPEAWLTTDLSRTGVVGDSRGASAELGAALEERLVAGWRGLLEALLGSSWPPGSAHGAGTQP from the coding sequence ATGGAGCGCACCTGCCGATCCGGCACCCGACGGCTGGAGCAACTGGCCTGGCCGCAACTCGTGCAGGCGGCATCCCAGCCCGGCAGCACCGTGGTGTGGCCCTTCGGCGCCTTCGAGCAACACGGCCCCCAGCTGCCTCTGGGCACCGATGCCCTGTTTGCGGATCGGCTGCTGGATCGGGTGCTCGAGGGGCTGCCCGAAGCCCTGCCGATCTGGCGGCTACCGGTGCAAAACCTCGGCTTCTCCCCAGAACACCTGGGGTTCCAGGGCACCCTGAGCTTGCCGGCGGAGTTGTTGATCCGTCAGATCGAGGTGATTGGGGCGCAGCTGGCCGATGCCGGGTTCCAGCGACTGGTGCTGTTCAACGGCCACGGCGGCCAGATCGCCCTACTGCAGGTGGGAGCCCGCCAGCTGCGGGCCCAGCGGCCGGAGCTGGCTGTGCTGCCCTGCTTTCTCTGGAGTGGTCCCGATGGCATCGGCGAGCTGCTGGAGGAGCCGGAACGCAGCCAGGGGCTGCACGCCGGCCTGGCCGAAACCAGCCTGATGCTGCAGCTCGCGCCGGAGCTAGTGGGACCTGAACGCCCTGTGGATGGGTTGCTGAGCGAAGCGCCGCCGCCGGGCTGGAGCTTGGAGGGAGCGGTGCCTGAGGCCTGGCTCACCACGGATCTCTCCCGCACCGGCGTGGTGGGCGACAGCCGCGGCGCCTCAGCCGAGCTAGGGGCGGCCCTGGAGGAGCGACTGGTGGCCGGCTGGCGAGGGCTGCTGGAGGCCCTGCTGGGCAGCTCCTGGCCCCCGGGATCAGCCCACGGGGCTGGAACGCAGCCTTGA
- a CDS encoding aldehyde oxygenase (deformylating): MATLEAPELGTETCNLPDFTTETYKDAYSRINAIVIEGEQEAHDNYIAIGTLLPDQAEELTKLARMELKHMKGFTACANNLGVTADMAFAKEFFAPLHNNFTTALEAGKVPTCLLIQALLIEAFAISAYHIYIPVADPFARKITEGVVKDEYTHLNYGQEWLKANLESCREELEQANRDNLPLIRRMLDQVAADAAVLHMDKEDLIEDFLIAYQEALTEIGFSTREIARMAAAALVG, translated from the coding sequence ATGGCGACCCTTGAAGCCCCGGAACTCGGCACCGAAACCTGCAACCTGCCCGACTTCACCACCGAGACCTACAAGGACGCTTACAGCCGCATCAACGCGATCGTGATCGAGGGCGAGCAGGAAGCCCACGACAACTACATCGCCATCGGCACGCTGCTGCCTGATCAGGCCGAAGAGCTCACCAAGCTGGCGCGCATGGAGCTCAAGCACATGAAGGGCTTCACCGCATGTGCCAACAACCTTGGTGTGACCGCCGACATGGCCTTTGCCAAGGAGTTCTTTGCGCCGCTGCACAACAACTTCACCACCGCCCTCGAGGCAGGCAAGGTGCCCACTTGCCTGCTGATCCAGGCGCTGCTGATTGAGGCCTTCGCCATCTCGGCGTATCACATCTATATCCCTGTCGCCGACCCCTTCGCCCGCAAGATCACCGAGGGCGTGGTGAAGGATGAGTACACCCACCTCAACTACGGCCAAGAGTGGCTGAAGGCCAATCTCGAGAGCTGCCGCGAAGAGCTGGAGCAGGCTAACCGCGACAACCTGCCCCTGATCCGCCGCATGCTCGATCAAGTGGCCGCCGATGCCGCCGTGCTGCACATGGATAAAGAAGACCTGATCGAAGACTTTTTGATCGCTTACCAGGAAGCCCTCACCGAGATCGGCTTCAGCACCCGCGAGATCGCTCGCATGGCCGCCGCCGCCCTGGTGGGCTGA
- the folE gene encoding GTP cyclohydrolase I, translated as MTSTLPSSVSGQLAPVSRRIRDRLEAAGVPYLANDNIAEHLQEGELNQLEIEVAGKVRELLRSLVIDIDNDHNTEETAERVARMYLHEVFKGRYHQQPKIASFPNVKKLDEIYTVGPITVRSACSHHLVPILGNCWIGIKPGDRVIGLSKFSRVADWVFSRPHIQEEAVMILADEIERLCEPQGLAILVKAQHYCMKWRGVKEPQTSMVNSVVRGDFRHDPSLKAEFFELVKQQESLLLH; from the coding sequence ATGACTTCTACTCTTCCTTCAAGCGTTTCCGGCCAGCTGGCTCCCGTGAGCCGCCGCATTCGCGATCGTCTTGAAGCCGCTGGCGTGCCGTATCTCGCCAACGACAACATTGCTGAGCATCTTCAAGAGGGTGAACTCAACCAGCTCGAGATCGAAGTAGCCGGAAAGGTTCGCGAGCTGCTGCGCAGCTTGGTGATCGATATCGATAACGATCACAACACCGAGGAAACTGCCGAGCGCGTGGCTCGCATGTACCTCCACGAAGTGTTCAAGGGTCGCTATCACCAGCAACCCAAGATCGCCAGCTTCCCCAATGTGAAGAAGCTGGATGAGATTTACACCGTGGGGCCAATCACGGTGCGTTCAGCCTGCTCCCATCACCTGGTGCCCATTTTGGGCAACTGCTGGATCGGCATCAAGCCTGGCGATCGCGTGATCGGCCTCTCCAAGTTTTCCCGCGTGGCGGACTGGGTGTTCTCCCGTCCCCACATCCAGGAAGAAGCGGTGATGATCCTGGCGGATGAAATTGAGCGCCTATGTGAACCCCAGGGTCTAGCGATTCTGGTGAAAGCGCAGCACTACTGCATGAAGTGGCGTGGCGTGAAAGAGCCCCAAACCAGCATGGTGAACTCGGTGGTGCGCGGTGACTTCCGCCACGATCCGAGCCTCAAGGCTGAGTTCTTTGAGTTGGTGAAGCAACAGGAATCGCTGCTGCTGCACTGA
- a CDS encoding S1 RNA-binding domain-containing protein: MAGPGNQQPSQPSAKQVQSPRPVPPASPRPPAGGAAPVRKPPQVLQINKKEEQLKLEREAAEARAAAEAAAQRAAELENAVRASRGEAPVAPQRPSAPAAPSRSSDGDDELFDMSGFEGLTMADLLGPDDKRAGRGGRGGSGGSGSARMAPPQPERAAAVPARTVDDFDFDADAFLAALDEQEFVGTTGEVAVGTVVGLESDGVYVDIGGKAPGFMPKKECGLGVITNLKERFPRGTEVEVLVTREQNADGMVTVSARALALRQSWEKVRALEKEGKVLQVKVNGFNRGGVTADVEGLRGFIPRSQLQEGENHEALVGKTLGVAFLEVNPETRKLVLSEKKAATAAIFQNLEVGQLVEGQVVSVKPYGLFVDLGGISGLLHQSVITGGQMRDLREVFGQGDRVKALITELDPGRGRIALNTALLEGQPGELLIDRDKVMAEAADRANRARSVLRQQEQSAG; the protein is encoded by the coding sequence ATGGCCGGTCCTGGCAACCAGCAGCCCTCCCAGCCTTCGGCCAAGCAAGTTCAGTCGCCGCGACCCGTGCCTCCTGCCTCCCCGCGACCCCCGGCGGGTGGGGCAGCCCCGGTGCGCAAGCCGCCTCAAGTGCTGCAAATCAATAAAAAGGAAGAGCAGCTGAAGCTCGAGCGCGAGGCCGCTGAAGCCCGTGCCGCCGCTGAAGCTGCTGCCCAGCGCGCCGCCGAACTGGAAAACGCCGTGCGCGCCTCCCGCGGTGAAGCTCCCGTAGCCCCGCAGCGCCCCAGCGCACCCGCCGCCCCGAGCCGCAGCTCCGATGGCGACGACGAGTTGTTCGACATGAGTGGCTTCGAGGGCCTCACCATGGCGGATCTGCTCGGCCCCGACGACAAGCGTGCCGGCCGTGGCGGTCGTGGTGGCTCCGGTGGTTCCGGCAGCGCCCGCATGGCCCCGCCTCAGCCCGAACGCGCCGCTGCGGTGCCGGCCCGCACTGTGGACGATTTCGATTTCGATGCGGATGCCTTCCTGGCGGCCCTCGATGAGCAGGAGTTCGTGGGCACCACCGGTGAAGTGGCGGTGGGCACCGTGGTGGGCCTCGAGAGCGATGGCGTGTATGTGGATATCGGTGGCAAGGCCCCCGGTTTCATGCCCAAGAAGGAATGTGGCCTCGGGGTGATCACCAACCTCAAGGAGCGTTTCCCCCGTGGTACTGAGGTGGAAGTGCTGGTCACCCGCGAGCAGAACGCCGACGGCATGGTGACCGTGAGCGCCCGCGCCCTGGCCCTGCGCCAAAGCTGGGAGAAGGTGCGCGCCCTGGAGAAGGAGGGCAAGGTGCTGCAGGTGAAGGTGAATGGCTTCAACCGCGGCGGTGTGACCGCCGATGTGGAAGGGCTGCGGGGCTTCATTCCCCGCTCCCAGCTGCAGGAGGGTGAGAACCATGAAGCCCTGGTGGGCAAAACCCTCGGTGTGGCCTTCCTGGAGGTCAACCCCGAGACCCGCAAGCTGGTGCTCTCCGAGAAGAAAGCGGCCACCGCCGCCATCTTCCAGAACCTGGAGGTGGGCCAGCTGGTGGAAGGCCAGGTGGTGTCGGTGAAGCCCTATGGCTTGTTTGTGGATCTGGGCGGCATCAGCGGCCTGCTGCACCAATCCGTGATCACCGGCGGTCAGATGCGCGATCTGCGCGAGGTGTTCGGCCAGGGTGATCGGGTGAAGGCGTTGATCACTGAGCTCGATCCCGGCCGTGGTCGCATCGCCCTCAACACCGCCCTGCTCGAGGGCCAGCCCGGTGAATTGCTC